A section of the Leptotrichia buccalis C-1013-b genome encodes:
- the tig gene encoding trigger factor gives MAVKKLNESTYEVSAVREGEELKHLKEHVLVHFKDAKVDGFRPGHVPAKVIENKFKKEIEGEILNHIISDEYRKAVAENELRPIADIKLEKYELNDDKVEVVFTIPVLPSFELGQYKGVEVEKENVEITDEKVNEEIEKLRENAAKLKEVEENEEAKNDDVVNINFEGFIDGEAFDGGKAEGYDLTLGSHSFIDTFEDQIVGHKKGDEFDVNVTFPEEYHAENLKGKPALFKVKVNSIKRKEEAELNDDLAKELGFDSVEDMTNKTRENITKREEARAENDFKNKVVEAVVDAITFDVPEALVQREIDYQINRFAQQLQMQGMKLEQYFQMTGQTLETMRESAKENAERAVKTELVLAEIAKAEEIKTTDDEITKEIETLAAMYGIDKETLLSDVRKNGNYERFIDETNYRLVNQKTIDLLVNEAKVK, from the coding sequence ATGGCAGTAAAAAAATTAAACGAGTCTACTTATGAAGTATCAGCAGTTAGGGAAGGGGAAGAATTAAAACATTTAAAAGAACATGTTTTAGTACATTTTAAAGATGCAAAAGTAGATGGTTTCCGTCCAGGACACGTACCTGCGAAAGTAATTGAAAATAAATTTAAAAAAGAAATCGAAGGAGAAATCTTAAATCATATCATTTCTGATGAATATAGAAAAGCGGTTGCAGAAAATGAATTAAGACCAATCGCTGATATTAAACTTGAAAAATATGAACTTAACGATGATAAAGTTGAAGTAGTATTTACAATACCTGTATTACCTTCATTTGAATTAGGGCAATATAAAGGTGTGGAAGTAGAAAAGGAAAATGTTGAAATTACTGACGAAAAAGTAAACGAAGAAATTGAAAAATTAAGAGAAAATGCAGCAAAATTAAAAGAAGTTGAAGAAAATGAAGAAGCTAAAAATGATGATGTTGTAAACATTAACTTTGAAGGATTTATAGATGGAGAAGCATTTGATGGCGGAAAAGCTGAAGGGTATGACTTGACATTAGGTTCTCACAGCTTTATTGACACTTTTGAAGATCAAATCGTAGGACACAAAAAAGGTGACGAATTTGACGTAAATGTTACATTCCCAGAAGAATATCACGCTGAAAACTTAAAAGGAAAACCAGCTTTATTCAAAGTAAAAGTAAATTCAATCAAGAGAAAAGAAGAAGCTGAATTAAATGACGACTTGGCAAAAGAATTAGGATTTGACTCGGTTGAAGATATGACAAATAAAACTAGAGAAAATATTACAAAAAGAGAAGAAGCAAGAGCTGAAAATGACTTTAAGAACAAAGTTGTAGAAGCTGTTGTAGATGCAATTACATTTGATGTTCCAGAAGCATTAGTTCAAAGAGAAATTGACTACCAAATCAATAGATTCGCACAACAATTACAAATGCAAGGAATGAAATTGGAGCAATATTTCCAAATGACTGGACAAACATTAGAAACAATGAGAGAAAGTGCAAAAGAAAATGCTGAAAGAGCTGTAAAAACAGAACTAGTATTAGCTGAAATCGCTAAAGCTGAAGAAATCAAGACAACTGACGACGAAATAACAAAAGAAATTGAAACATTAGCTGCAATGTATGGAATTGACAAGGAAACATTACTTTCTGATGTAAGAAAAAATGGAAACTATGAAAGATTCATTGATGAAACAAACTACAGATTAGTAAATCAAAAAACAATTGATTTATTAGTAAATGAAGCAAAAGTTAAATAG
- the clpP gene encoding ATP-dependent Clp endopeptidase proteolytic subunit ClpP has translation MSVYSPVVIENDGRGERSYDIYSRLLKDRIIFVSGEVEDGMANAIVAQLLFLDAQDNEKDIVMYINSPGGVITAGLAIYDTMRHIKSDVSTVCVGQAASMGAVLLSAGAKGKRYSLPNSRIMIHQPLGGARGQATDIQIQAKEIERMKEITSKILSEATGKSVEEIYADTERDNFMSPEEAVNYGLIDKIL, from the coding sequence ATGTCAGTATATAGTCCAGTAGTTATTGAAAATGATGGACGTGGGGAAAGAAGCTATGATATTTATTCGAGACTTTTAAAGGATAGAATAATTTTTGTAAGTGGAGAAGTTGAGGATGGAATGGCAAATGCAATTGTCGCTCAATTGTTATTTTTAGATGCACAGGATAATGAAAAAGATATAGTTATGTATATAAACAGTCCAGGTGGAGTAATTACCGCGGGACTTGCAATTTACGACACAATGCGTCACATTAAAAGCGATGTTTCTACAGTCTGTGTGGGACAAGCAGCAAGTATGGGAGCAGTATTATTGTCAGCTGGAGCAAAAGGAAAAAGATACTCATTACCAAATTCAAGAATAATGATTCACCAGCCACTAGGTGGAGCAAGAGGTCAAGCAACAGACATTCAGATTCAAGCAAAAGAAATTGAAAGAATGAAGGAAATAACAAGCAAAATTTTATCAGAAGCAACTGGAAAATCAGTAGAAGAAATTTATGCAGATACTGAAAGAGATAATTTTATGTCACCAGAGGAAGCTGTAAATTACGGATTGATAGATAAAATATTGTAA
- the infC gene encoding translation initiation factor IF-3, which yields MFFIRGNNKSNEPRINGRIRAREIRVIGDDGEQFGIMSARDALALATEKELDLVEISPNATPPVCKIMDYGKFKYEKTKKDKENKKKQKNVVVKEIRIKPHIDEHDKETKISQIEKFIAKEHKVKVSLRLTGRERLHAESAIKVLDEFASHFEEIATVEKKYGREQVQKFILLSPKK from the coding sequence GTGTTTTTTATAAGAGGAAATAACAAATCTAATGAACCAAGAATAAATGGACGAATTAGAGCAAGAGAGATAAGAGTCATTGGTGATGATGGCGAACAATTTGGAATTATGTCGGCTAGAGATGCGTTGGCACTTGCGACTGAAAAAGAATTGGATTTAGTTGAAATTTCACCAAATGCAACACCGCCTGTATGTAAAATTATGGACTATGGAAAATTCAAGTATGAGAAAACGAAAAAAGACAAAGAAAATAAGAAAAAACAAAAAAATGTTGTTGTTAAAGAAATAAGAATAAAACCTCATATTGATGAACACGACAAGGAAACAAAAATTTCTCAAATTGAAAAATTTATAGCCAAGGAGCATAAAGTAAAAGTTAGCTTAAGACTTACAGGTAGAGAAAGATTACACGCAGAATCTGCTATTAAAGTATTAGACGAGTTTGCAAGCCATTTTGAAGAAATTGCAACTGTTGAGAAAAAATACGGAAGAGAACAGGTTCAAAAATTTATTTTATTATCGCCTAAAAAATAG
- a CDS encoding IS630 family transposase, with product MHRKKKQTKYREQDEKKVNRYLKKLLEAGSGREIIYIDETGFDEYYYREYGWSKRGISIEGKKRGLRYSRINLVAGKIGNALIGSMIYRETMESEFFEEWFREILLRDIEKLGKRVLIVMDNARFHRKNMLEKIIKETGHCLLFLPPYSPDLNPIEKLWANMKKKLKDIAHNFNTLEEAVTSVLFNKLVQF from the coding sequence ATACACAGGAAAAAAAAACAGACAAAATACAGGGAGCAGGATGAGAAAAAAGTAAATAGATATTTAAAAAAATTATTAGAAGCAGGTTCAGGCAGGGAAATAATCTATATTGATGAAACAGGCTTTGACGAATATTACTACCGTGAATACGGCTGGAGTAAAAGGGGAATATCTATTGAAGGGAAGAAAAGAGGATTAAGATATTCAAGAATAAATCTGGTTGCTGGAAAAATAGGGAATGCACTGATAGGAAGTATGATATACAGGGAAACAATGGAAAGTGAATTTTTTGAAGAATGGTTCAGGGAAATACTTTTAAGAGATATTGAAAAATTAGGGAAGAGAGTTCTAATAGTGATGGATAATGCCAGATTTCATAGAAAGAATATGTTAGAAAAGATAATTAAGGAAACGGGTCATTGTCTATTATTTCTTCCGCCATATTCGCCGGATTTAAATCCAATAGAAAAATTATGGGCTAATATGAAGAAAAAATTAAAAGACATAGCCCATAATTTTAATACACTAGAAGAAGCTGTTACTTCTGTTTTATTTAATAAATTAGTTCAGTTTTAA
- the lon gene encoding endopeptidase La, with translation MQNKPFIATRELVVFPGVVTPIFIGRQLSLKSLEKAIERFDNKLILSAQKDANVEEPKFPEDVYETGVLVHVIQTVKMPNGNVKVLVEAKHRVLINQFPKDDKGVVYAEYEEIFSKPIDESKAEALKRRVIDEFSNYAQKTNKVLPDIIYNIKEISNIDKVFDLICTNLMIAVETKQELLETLDVEARAYKILGILEREIEIFILEREIENRVKEQMAEVQKNYYLREKIKVMREEMGEGSDSEEELEELDQRVQDARVPQDLKDKLVKELSRMKKMPDFSAESSVIRTYLETVLELPWEVSSNDEIDIEKAEKILNEDHYGLEEVKERILEFLAIKKLNNTLKGSIICLVGPPGVGKTSLAHSVARSMNRKFTRISLGGVRDEAEIRGHRRTYVGAMPGRIINSLKQVGVNNPVMLFDEIDKMASDFRGDPASAMLEVLDPAQNNSFEDHYIDHTFDLSNVFFICTANDLGGIPGPLRDRMEIISIESYTEFEKLNIAKRYLIPQTQEENGLKEFKISFSDKAIMKIINEYTREAGVRNLRREIGKLFRKIAKEILVSKSDSKKISVSEAKIKKYLGNAKFRVDKVKEKEGKIGVVNGLAWTAVGGTTLEVQAVKMEGKGILQLTGKLGDVMQESARVAYSYVRHIKNELGIKEKFNEITDVHLHFPEGAVPKDGPSAGITITTAIISVLTNKEVRQDVAMTGEITITGEVLAVGGIKEKVIGAHRVGIRDVVLPFDNKVDTEELPKEIADQMKFYFAKTYDDVKKVVFVNKDTKKVKKVVKKTMEKNSSKEENIQQ, from the coding sequence ATGCAAAACAAACCATTTATAGCTACAAGAGAATTAGTTGTATTTCCAGGTGTTGTAACTCCGATTTTTATCGGTAGGCAGTTAAGTCTGAAAAGTCTTGAAAAAGCAATCGAAAGATTTGACAACAAGCTAATTCTTTCAGCACAAAAAGATGCAAATGTAGAAGAGCCAAAATTTCCAGAAGATGTGTATGAAACAGGAGTACTGGTTCATGTAATACAGACTGTAAAAATGCCAAATGGAAATGTAAAAGTTCTAGTTGAGGCAAAACATAGGGTTTTAATCAATCAATTTCCAAAAGATGATAAAGGCGTTGTTTATGCTGAATATGAAGAAATTTTTTCAAAACCAATTGACGAAAGTAAAGCAGAAGCTCTAAAACGTAGGGTTATCGATGAATTTTCAAATTATGCACAAAAAACTAATAAAGTATTGCCTGATATTATTTACAATATAAAAGAAATTAGTAATATTGACAAGGTTTTTGATTTGATTTGTACAAACTTGATGATTGCAGTCGAAACGAAACAGGAGTTGCTTGAAACGCTTGATGTGGAAGCAAGGGCGTATAAAATTTTGGGTATTCTTGAAAGAGAAATTGAGATTTTTATACTTGAGCGAGAAATTGAAAATCGTGTAAAAGAGCAAATGGCAGAAGTTCAGAAAAATTATTATTTGCGTGAAAAAATAAAGGTAATGCGTGAAGAAATGGGAGAAGGAAGCGATTCTGAAGAAGAATTGGAAGAGCTGGATCAAAGGGTTCAAGATGCTAGAGTTCCACAAGATTTGAAGGATAAATTGGTAAAAGAACTTTCTAGAATGAAAAAAATGCCGGACTTTTCTGCAGAATCTTCAGTAATTAGAACATATCTTGAGACTGTACTCGAATTGCCATGGGAAGTTTCTTCAAATGATGAAATTGATATTGAAAAAGCTGAAAAAATTCTAAATGAGGATCATTACGGGCTGGAAGAAGTTAAGGAAAGAATTTTGGAATTTTTGGCAATTAAGAAATTAAATAATACATTGAAAGGTTCAATTATCTGTCTTGTGGGACCTCCAGGTGTCGGAAAAACATCGCTTGCACATTCGGTGGCACGTTCGATGAATAGAAAATTCACAAGAATCTCACTTGGTGGAGTAAGAGATGAGGCTGAAATTCGTGGGCATAGAAGAACTTATGTGGGAGCAATGCCAGGAAGAATTATAAATTCATTGAAACAAGTTGGAGTAAATAATCCAGTAATGCTATTTGATGAAATTGATAAAATGGCTTCTGACTTTAGAGGAGATCCTGCTTCAGCAATGCTGGAAGTTTTAGATCCTGCACAAAATAACTCATTTGAAGATCACTATATTGATCATACTTTTGACTTGTCAAATGTATTCTTTATTTGTACAGCAAATGATTTGGGAGGAATTCCAGGACCGCTTCGTGACAGAATGGAAATTATTTCAATCGAATCATACACAGAGTTTGAAAAATTAAATATCGCAAAAAGGTATTTAATACCGCAAACACAAGAAGAAAACGGATTAAAAGAATTTAAAATTTCATTTTCTGATAAAGCGATTATGAAAATTATAAACGAATACACAAGAGAAGCTGGAGTTAGAAATTTACGAAGAGAAATTGGTAAATTATTCAGAAAAATAGCTAAAGAGATACTTGTATCAAAATCTGACAGCAAAAAAATCTCTGTTTCTGAAGCAAAAATCAAAAAATATTTAGGAAATGCTAAATTTAGAGTAGATAAAGTTAAGGAAAAAGAAGGTAAAATCGGTGTTGTAAATGGACTTGCGTGGACAGCTGTCGGAGGCACGACTCTAGAAGTTCAAGCAGTAAAAATGGAAGGAAAAGGAATTTTACAGCTTACAGGAAAATTGGGCGATGTGATGCAAGAATCAGCTAGAGTGGCATATTCTTACGTAAGGCACATAAAAAATGAACTTGGAATAAAGGAAAAATTCAATGAAATAACAGATGTCCATTTACACTTTCCTGAAGGAGCAGTTCCAAAAGATGGACCATCGGCAGGTATTACGATTACAACAGCAATAATTTCAGTATTGACTAATAAGGAAGTTAGGCAGGATGTAGCAATGACTGGAGAAATTACGATTACTGGAGAGGTTCTGGCAGTTGGTGGAATTAAGGAGAAGGTAATCGGAGCCCATAGAGTTGGTATAAGAGACGTTGTACTTCCTTTTGATAATAAAGTTGATACTGAGGAATTGCCAAAGGAGATTGCAGATCAGATGAAATTCTACTTTGCAAAAACTTATGATGATGTAAAAAAGGTTGTTTTTGTGAATAAAGATACAAAAAAAGTAAAAAAAGTTGTTAAAAAAACAATGGAAAAAAATTCAAGTAAAGAAGAAAATATTCAACAATAA
- the rsmA gene encoding 16S rRNA (adenine(1518)-N(6)/adenine(1519)-N(6))-dimethyltransferase RsmA, with protein MKRKKEKYQKKNKNIENENHKAKKKYGQNFLNDSNLSDDILDVANIDEKTEVLEIGPGLGFLTEKLIENSKFLTAFEIDDDLIPFLNKKFQKKENFKLIHQDFMEVDLKEFFENEENKSKKNVKVVANIPYYITSPIINKLLEYRENIDEIYLMVQKEVAERIASQPHSKNMSLLTHAVQFYAETEYLFTVPKEKFDPVPKVDSAFLGIKILKDKRYESQISEEKYFKYLKEAFSNKRKSIANNLMKLGFSKDVVGNALEKVGKTRLARTEEFSVQEFIDFIGILES; from the coding sequence TTGAAAAGAAAAAAAGAAAAATATCAGAAAAAAAATAAAAATATTGAAAATGAAAATCATAAGGCTAAGAAAAAATATGGTCAAAATTTTTTAAATGACAGCAATTTATCGGATGACATTTTGGATGTGGCAAATATTGATGAAAAAACAGAAGTACTTGAAATTGGACCAGGTTTGGGATTTTTGACAGAAAAATTGATTGAAAATTCTAAATTTTTGACTGCTTTTGAGATAGATGATGATTTGATACCATTTTTGAATAAAAAATTTCAAAAAAAGGAAAATTTTAAGTTGATTCATCAGGATTTTATGGAAGTGGATTTGAAAGAATTTTTTGAAAACGAAGAAAATAAAAGTAAAAAAAATGTGAAAGTTGTGGCAAATATTCCGTATTATATAACTTCGCCAATTATTAATAAATTGCTAGAATATCGTGAGAATATTGATGAAATTTATTTGATGGTGCAAAAGGAAGTGGCAGAGCGGATTGCCTCACAGCCTCATAGCAAAAATATGAGTTTACTTACACACGCTGTCCAGTTTTATGCTGAAACAGAGTATTTATTTACTGTGCCAAAAGAAAAATTTGATCCTGTTCCAAAAGTTGATTCAGCATTTTTAGGAATAAAAATTTTGAAAGATAAAAGATACGAAAGCCAGATTTCAGAAGAAAAATATTTTAAATATTTAAAGGAAGCCTTTTCTAATAAGAGAAAAAGCATTGCTAATAATTTAATGAAATTAGGATTTTCAAAGGATGTAGTAGGAAATGCGTTAGAAAAAGTTGGAAAGAC
- a CDS encoding IS630 transposase-related protein: MAYEKDYRKRILNFYYENGKTKTLFQFNISSNTLYGWIKLKKETGDLSSRTRKRKFKVLDPEKLDEYMKNPKNADKYIREISKDFGCGKETVRAALKKLGYTGKKNRQNTGSRMRKK; the protein is encoded by the coding sequence ATGGCATATGAAAAAGATTATAGGAAAAGAATTTTAAATTTTTATTACGAAAATGGAAAAACAAAAACATTATTTCAGTTCAACATAAGTTCCAACACATTGTACGGATGGATAAAACTTAAGAAGGAAACAGGAGATCTTTCATCAAGAACACGGAAAAGAAAATTTAAGGTGTTAGATCCTGAAAAACTTGACGAATATATGAAAAATCCAAAGAATGCAGATAAATACATCCGTGAAATATCAAAAGATTTTGGCTGTGGAAAGGAGACAGTGAGAGCAGCACTGAAAAAATTAGGATACACAGGAAAAAAAAACAGACAAAATACAGGGAGCAGGATGAGAAAAAAGTAA
- the rpmI gene encoding 50S ribosomal protein L35, whose amino-acid sequence MPKMKTHKGTKKRVKVTGSGKISLRHSGKSHILTKKTHKRKKRLGQDAIAPKGAERKIKKALAGQEGR is encoded by the coding sequence ATGCCAAAAATGAAAACACATAAAGGAACAAAAAAAAGAGTTAAAGTTACAGGAAGTGGAAAAATTTCTTTAAGACACTCAGGAAAGAGCCATATCTTGACTAAAAAGACTCATAAAAGAAAAAAACGTCTAGGACAAGACGCAATCGCTCCAAAAGGTGCTGAAAGAAAAATCAAAAAAGCATTGGCTGGACAAGAAGGAAGATAG
- the clpX gene encoding ATP-dependent Clp protease ATP-binding subunit ClpX, with the protein MANKKKNYCSFCGREEHEVERLIQSPEEDGVFICNECIEDSAELLDSFREYDENEHNREITLLKPKEIKAKLDEYIIGQEQPKKVLSVAVYNHFKRIMHKQKNVDNDVELQKSNVLLVGPTGSGKTLLAQTLAKTLNVPLAIADATTLTEAGYVGDDVENVLLKLIKAADYDIEAAEHGIIYIDEIDKIARKSENMSITRDVSGEGVQQALLKIIEGTVASVPPQGGRKHPNQEMIEINTKDILFIVGGAFEGLEAKVKDRVNEKRVGFGLETNNTKLDDLTLFENVLPEDLIKFGLIPELIGRLPVITALHGLDEEAMIKILTEPKNSLVKQYKKYFEMENVDLEFEKDAITEIAQLALKRKIGARGLRSIIESVMTDLMYEIPSKDNVKKVIITKEAVTDKEKVIVE; encoded by the coding sequence TTGGCAAATAAGAAAAAAAATTACTGTTCATTTTGTGGCAGGGAAGAGCATGAAGTGGAACGGTTGATACAAAGTCCTGAAGAGGATGGTGTGTTTATCTGTAATGAATGTATAGAAGATAGTGCTGAATTGCTGGACAGTTTTAGGGAATATGATGAAAATGAACACAACAGGGAAATCACGCTGTTAAAGCCTAAAGAAATAAAGGCAAAACTTGATGAATATATTATCGGACAGGAACAGCCTAAAAAGGTGTTGTCTGTGGCGGTTTATAATCATTTTAAGAGAATAATGCACAAACAGAAAAATGTAGATAATGATGTGGAGCTTCAAAAATCAAATGTACTGCTAGTAGGGCCTACTGGAAGTGGAAAAACCTTGCTTGCACAGACACTGGCGAAAACATTGAATGTGCCTTTGGCGATTGCAGATGCAACGACATTGACGGAAGCTGGATATGTTGGGGATGATGTTGAGAATGTACTTTTAAAACTGATAAAAGCGGCTGATTATGATATTGAAGCAGCAGAGCATGGAATAATTTATATTGATGAAATTGATAAAATTGCTAGAAAATCGGAAAATATGTCAATTACAAGGGATGTTTCTGGAGAAGGAGTTCAGCAGGCGTTACTTAAGATTATTGAAGGTACTGTTGCGAGCGTGCCTCCACAAGGTGGAAGAAAACATCCAAATCAGGAAATGATTGAAATTAATACAAAGGATATTTTATTTATTGTTGGTGGAGCATTTGAAGGACTGGAAGCTAAAGTTAAAGACAGAGTTAATGAAAAGAGAGTTGGGTTCGGACTTGAAACAAATAATACGAAATTGGACGATTTGACTTTATTTGAAAATGTATTGCCCGAAGATTTAATAAAATTTGGGCTAATTCCTGAATTAATTGGGCGGTTACCAGTAATCACAGCACTTCATGGGCTTGACGAGGAAGCTATGATTAAAATATTAACAGAGCCTAAAAACTCGCTTGTTAAGCAATATAAAAAATATTTTGAGATGGAAAATGTGGATTTGGAATTTGAGAAGGATGCGATTACAGAAATTGCACAATTGGCACTGAAAAGAAAAATTGGGGCGAGGGGGCTTCGTTCCATTATCGAAAGTGTTATGACTGATTTAATGTACGAAATTCCATCAAAAGATAATGTTAAAAAAGTAATAATTACTAAAGAAGCAGTTACTGATAAAGAGAAAGTAATTGTTGAATAA
- the hpt gene encoding hypoxanthine phosphoribosyltransferase encodes MAKDFEFGIKKQLITKEELEKKVKELGEKITEDFKNENEPLIVVGLLKGSMVFMADLIRQIKLPLEIDFLEASSYGEGTQTSREVKILKDLRSTISGKNVLVVEDIIDSGFTLKKVLQLLGSRNPKKVSLCTLLDKPERREVEVDVQYIGFEIPNEFVVGYGLDFNENYRNLEYVGIAEPSLFE; translated from the coding sequence ATGGCAAAAGATTTTGAATTTGGAATAAAAAAACAGTTAATAACAAAGGAAGAACTTGAAAAAAAAGTAAAGGAACTAGGGGAAAAAATTACTGAAGATTTTAAAAATGAAAATGAGCCGTTAATAGTAGTAGGTCTTTTAAAAGGTTCTATGGTATTTATGGCTGATTTAATTAGGCAGATAAAATTACCTCTTGAGATTGATTTTTTAGAGGCATCAAGTTATGGGGAAGGAACTCAAACTTCAAGAGAAGTTAAAATCTTGAAAGATTTAAGAAGTACGATTAGCGGGAAAAATGTTTTAGTTGTGGAAGATATTATTGATTCAGGATTTACATTGAAAAAGGTGTTACAGCTTTTAGGAAGCAGAAATCCTAAGAAAGTGTCATTATGTACACTATTGGATAAACCTGAAAGAAGAGAAGTGGAAGTTGATGTTCAGTATATTGGGTTTGAAATTCCAAATGAATTTGTTGTAGGATACGGACTTGATTTCAATGAAAATTACAGAAATCTTGAATATGTTGGAATTGCTGAGCCATCATTGTTTGAATAA
- the rplT gene encoding 50S ribosomal protein L20 yields MPRVKTGIVRRKRHKKVLKEAKGYRGAIKTNYKKANEAVKKAMAYATEHRKLKKRKMRELWIIRINAAARLNGISYSRLMNGLKKAGIELDRKVLADLALNNPAEFAKLVEKVK; encoded by the coding sequence ATGCCAAGAGTAAAAACAGGAATAGTTAGAAGAAAAAGACATAAAAAAGTTTTAAAAGAAGCAAAAGGTTATAGAGGAGCTATAAAAACAAATTATAAAAAAGCTAATGAAGCAGTTAAAAAAGCTATGGCTTATGCAACTGAACATAGAAAATTGAAAAAAAGAAAAATGCGTGAATTATGGATTATCAGAATTAACGCTGCTGCAAGATTAAATGGAATTTCTTATTCAAGATTAATGAACGGACTTAAAAAAGCTGGGATTGAACTTGACAGAAAAGTTTTAGCAGACTTAGCATTAAATAACCCTGCTGAATTTGCAAAATTAGTAGAAAAAGTTAAATAA